One segment of Vulpes lagopus strain Blue_001 chromosome 8, ASM1834538v1, whole genome shotgun sequence DNA contains the following:
- the CARTPT gene encoding cocaine- and amphetamine-regulated transcript protein has product MESPRLRPLTLLGAALLLLLPLLGARAQDDAELQPRALDIYSAVDDASHEKELIEALQEVLKKLKTKSIPIYEKKYGQVPMCHAGERCAVRKGARIGKLCDCPRGTTCNSFLLKCL; this is encoded by the exons ATGGAGAGCCCCCGCCTCCGGCCGCTGACCCTCCTGGGTGCCGCCCTGCTcttgctgctgcctctgctgggTGCCCGCGCCCAGGACGATGCTGAGCTCCAGCCCCGAGCCCTGGACATCTACTCTGCCGTGGACGACGCCTCCCATGAGAAGGAGCTG ATCGAAGCGCTCCAGGAAGTCCTGAAGAAGCTCAAGACTAAAAGTATTCCGATCTATGAGAAGAAGTACGGCCAAGTCCCCATG TGCCACGCTGGGGAGCGGTGTGCGGTGAGAAAAGGAGCGAGGATTGGGAAGCTGTGCGACTGTCCCCGAGGAACCACCTGCAATTCTTTCCTTTTGAAGTGTTTGTGA